GATCTGGAAACCAAACAACGTATGTGTTAGTGTAGAATGGTCGTTTCTTGCCATATTATCGAGATTGGCTGTCAAACTTTTACGAATATTTTACTAAATGACAGTTTCTGATTATTTATAAtgaaaatttattgaatatcagaaaagaaaaactaatttGCTTGTGTTGTCTGAAAAAATCTGCTCTACAGCTCCGTttacttattttagttattacaATTGCCTTTAAACTTAACAAGGCCTCTTTTTTCATTGACAAATCTGTCAATTTATTATAGTCCAATGTCAAATGTTGCACATCAGGACGCGATCATGTACAAGTgtcattaaaaaatttaaaagaattaaaacacATTTCCAAATGCTTAATCTAACTTACCAATACAGGGGTATTATATTAACTTGTTGCATTAGGAACAAAAAGTAAGACATCAATAGGCAGCGGGTACACTTCATTCGACCGGCGTTTCCTGTCTCAGAAACGTGTCGAGAACTTGACATTTCgaacataaaattttatttgtgacacagaaaatattaaaacaatacTGTTTCGCTGTATTTAAATGTCATGTTTTTTTACGTTCATGTCCATGTCGGTGTTACCTAGTTAACGAGCTAAAGCTAAGAGAAATACTAGAAATTACAGATTATAATCatgcaaaaaatatatattcactTATATCAGTTGcagaaacaaatattaaaactgCAAAAATCACAGCAAATGAAAGCTGACATAAATTACATTCTGCAAAATCCTTAAATTTTCTGATAACTTTTAACACCTTCCAATTCTCACATTGTGCACAAAcaaatcacaaaattaaaattcaaccCCTCGAAAACCGTAATTGAATCACAGTAGCTCCACATTCAGATTCTGTTACTGCAGAATtctacaatttagtccaaaaaaCAGCAGAATTTTTCAATCAAGTCCAAAAAATCAacagaacaaaaataaaaaacaaaaagaatttcAATTCATCAAAAGATTCAAATTGTGTGGAATCTCTTACTAATCTAATTAAGGATCGTGACTGACTAAACTTGAACAATTTTTAAGACCAAATTAGACTTCCCTTTTCCCAATAATTACATCTTTTTGCCATCAGTTCTCAATACTCAAAACTCACATAAATGCCCTTTCTTAAAACCCTCACTTCACTCTTTCCATCGAGAAAATTTCTGTCACTTTCTCgagaaaattggaaaaaaaataatctCAATCTCTGTTGATTAATGGAGGCGAAGAACGAGCCGTTGCCGGAGCACCTCCGTTGCAAGCGAACAGACGGCCGGCAATGGCGGTGCAATCGGAAAGTATTGGAGGACAAAAAGCTCTGCGAAGTTCATCATCTTCAAGGTAGGCATAGACAGTACAAGAGAAAAGTACCGGAGTCATTGAAGATACAGAGGAATTATATTAATAGCAAGAAATTGAAGAATAATGTGGATTCAATTTCTGATGAAAATGGTGGAATTAGGGCACAGAAATTGGGGAAATGgaggaagaaaaagaagaagaagcaatTGGGGGGTGAAAGTAGAGGGGATTTGCAATTGGAGTTGATTAGAATGGTTTTGAATAGAgaagttgataaaaaaaagaaaaataaaaagaaaaatatcaagaacaaTGTAGTTAAGGAAATTAATAATGGTAATggggatgatgatgatgatgacgacGTGGACTGTAGTAGTAATAGTGAAGAAGGTGAGTTAATGAGAGATTTGCCTAATGGTTTGATGGCAATTTCTCCTGCTAAACATAAGTTTAGCAATGGAGGTGGTTCTTGTTCTACTAGTCGGTGCGATATCAAAATCGGAGCTGTTGCTGCTGATTTTAATGCACTTACTAGAAGGTGTTTTAGGTCTAAAAATATCGAGCCAATGCCGGCCGGTCCATTGcaggttgttttttttttatatacattaCCTATTATTCTAACCGTTTACTTTGCTGTCTTAAATTTCGGTTAATGAGCTATATTTGTGTTGATTTGATTTAGGTTGTGCCTTTCAAGAAGGATATAGTGAGATTGAGAAAAGGGAAGAGGAAAAAGTGCCATTGGTGTAGGAGAATTGGATTGAAGAGTTTAATTAGGTGTTCTAGTTGCAGGAAGCAATTCTTTTGCATGGAGTGCATCAAAAAACAGTAtgtttatattgctttattttTGTCCCTAATTtcgttattttgttttattagttCGAAAGCATTTGATCAGAATGGTATTAAaagagagtaaaaaaaataggaCTTTGAAGCTCATTGTTAATGTAGTTCCGTGAATCGGCAAATACGAACCTAATACACTTTTAGGAACCGAAACATTTGGATGGCATGAAATCTTACTAGTATTCATGATGCTTTAATGAAATTTAGGTACTTTGATATGCAAGAAGAAGTTAAGATTGCATGTCCAGTTTGCCGTGGAACTTGTACCTGTAAGACCTGCTCAGCAGTTCAAAGTAGGGACATTGAATGTAAGGTCTGATATCTAATTTATCTAGATATGAACTAATTCAATTGCATTCTATGCTCACAAATTTGAACTTATGCAAACATATTTGTTCAGGGCATCTCCAAGGACAAGAGTAAAGTCAACAAAGTTTTGTATTTTCATTATTTGATCTGTATGCTCCTTCCTGTATTGAAAGAAATAAATCAAGATCAGAGCGTTGAGCTAGAATTAGAGGCAAAAATAAGAGGTAGTCATGATCGTTCTGCGTATTCATCTTTTGGTTTAATCTTTTACTGCTTTCCCACGGGGGATTGTTCTTCTGATCTTGTTCTTTGTGTAACAGGCCAGAAACCATCTGATCTTCAAGTCCAGCAGGCTGAAGCTGGATGCAGCAAGCAGTATGCTTGGTATGCTCTcttcttttaaaatgttattatgTAATTGATATACttcagataaaatttaattctccCATTTCTCTTTGCTGCATAATTTGACTCCTGGAGCAGCAACAATTGTAAGACTTTCATTGTTGATTTCCATAGAAGCTGCCCAAGCTGTTCTTATTAcctttgcttaaattgttgTCGGGACATCTTTAAAGGGAGCTTACGTGGGAGTGTTAAAGGCCTTCTATGCAAGTGTCCTACTAGAAAGAAAGCTGATATGTCTGGAAACCAATATTTGGAAATGAAATCAGTGTGTGTTTATAAACAGAACAATGGCAGGAAAAATGTTGAATGTTCTATGTCATGTCCCAGTTCGAAAGTATCTGATGGTAATGGTGGCATACCTTGTCCGCCGACAGAGTTTGGTGGTTGTGGCAATAATCTCCTTGAATTATGTTGTGTTTTCCCCTCAAGTTGGACCAAGGAACTGGAAATAAGTTCAGAGGAGTTTATAGGTTGTTATGAGTTGCCAGAAACTATAGATGTTTTTTCTCGCTGCTCATTATGTGTGGATATCAATTGTGAAGTTGATGGGAATATGCAGATGCAAGAAGCAGCTGCAAGAGAACAATCTAATGACAACTTTCTATATTATCCTACTGTTAAGGACATTCACAGGGATAACCTCGAACACTTTCAAAAGCACTGGGGCAAAGGTCAACCTGTAATAGTTCGTAATGTTCTTCAGGGGGCATCTGATCTGAGTTGGGACCCAATAGTCATGTTCTGCACTTACCTTAAAAATAATGCTGCCAAATCTGAGACCGAGCAGGTTGCTGATTGCTTGGACTGGTTTGAGGTTAGCAAGAGTTCTCAATTACTTTCAATGTCATAATATAGTTAGcttgtttatatatttgtttaagattaaggtattgtttggtttaaatgaatttcacaatttttataaaatccaATCGAATTTTTACAAGATATgcgtttggttcaaatgaattttcacaatttaaatgTGCATTTACACTCAAAAtacaatattcaatttattttatttcatttaaaatcaatttcatatttaaaattcaaaaaaccaAACactaaaattcattttcaaatgattttcaaaTAGAATTCATTTAGAAATGAAATGAATTCTACACTAGAATTGATCCAAATATGCCCTAAGTGATAATATTTACTCTCCCTCTCTTTTTCTAAGCTGTTCATCATGTTATGCCTTACTGGTTCGGTAAACTGCAATATTGGACTTGTGAAGTCCATAAGCTTATTTTATATGCCCATGCACATGTTACAATAAGACATATTATCAGTTGAAAGTGCATAATTGTTGCTTAGAAGTAGAAATGCAAACATTGACTCTGGTTTGAATGTTCCTTTGCAAGAAATTTTCCCAAGATTACCTAAACGATTGGTGCTCCTTGCTCTAATTCAAtcgaatagctaaaaaggcagGACACTACTTTTTTCTCTTAAGAACATGAGTTCTATATGATATATTTGAttgctttaattaataacttCACAAAATGCTTTCTTCAGTTTTATACTATATGGAAAATGTTGAATCTGCTTGGAGCCGGTCACAGGACAATGCAAGTGCATATAGATAGAATGTACAAATTGCTGGTTTTTGAAATTGTGATAGACGGCTTCTGATTTCGACCTTTGTTTATAGTAACATTAACATTTCCATTTGTATCTTCTGAATTTTCTATTAAGTAAGACCTGCTATGGCATCTCAGTAATATCTGCCTCTGCTGAAATTGTTTTATGGCATCATAGTTTCAGAAAACGGCGTGTGagttaaatttttgatttgacGTGGCAGGTAGAAATTGGCGTGAAGCAGCTTTTCATGGGTTCCTTAAAAGGCCCAACACATGCCAACATGTGGCATGAAAGACTTAAATTGAAGGGCTGGCTTTCTTCTCATTTATTTCAAGAACATTTTCCAGCTCATTATGCTGAAATCCTTCACACTCTACCACTCCCAGAATATATGGATCCTGTGTCTGGTGTTTTAAACATTGCTGCAGAATTGCCTCAAGAATTCATGAAGCCTGACCTCGGTccgtttatttatatttcatatgGTAGTGGTGAGAATATTTTACAGGCTGATTCTGTGACAAAATTACGATATGATTCCTACGATGTGGTAAGTTTCATTGTGCTGTTCTATGCCGACTCAAGTCTGCTATTTTTTTTGGATCTAGTGCACTTTTTATTCTGTTTATGATCGTTAGAACGGAAAATTATCTCGAAAATGTTATAATCATGCAAGATatgtacaaaaaaattatatccaaatatcaattaaatatgAGCATATTTTGCTCGCCAAACCTCCTTTTGTGGTCTTGAATTGCTTTTTCTATGATTCCAAAATGGTTGCTTACATATACTCTGAAAACTAACGTCGGTCTTTACAAGATCACCTCACCTAGATTGTTCAGCAAGGTCTATATTTGAGATCAAGGGTCACCATCTCATCCATTTTTATTCTCCTGTCGTGAAATACTCCTCCAGAGTCCTCACATGTTTGGTGGAGAGGAAAATAAGACCAGTTCTGTGACTCACTGTATCCCTTTATGATGCAGGTTAATATTCTGACACATACTGCTGATATCCCTGTATCAACAGAACAACTTAATTACATAAGAAAGTTAATGACAAAACACAAGGAACAAAATCAAGTGAATGGAGTGGCACCATTAGATGGACAAAATATGGAAGAAGTAGGTATGCATGATATGATCACAGAAGAAATGAGCCTACACAAGAAAGTTGCGAGGATGTCTTGGTTCTCTGCTGCTAGCCGCGAAGTACATACTTCTAAAATCAAAAATCGGGATTTGCTACTTGATGGGGATGATGATTCTGATTCTGATACAGATACTGATACTGAGGTGTCAAAGTTTTTCGTTGGCCCTGTTAGAAACTCTAGAGCGTTagaaaatctcaaatttcaagGGAAGCATCGAGAAAGTTCCGATCAGTTTAGAAAGCAAAAACCTGCTGAATCTTGTGGATCCCGGTGGGATGTCTTCCGCAGACAGGATGTTCCAAAACTTGTTGAATACTTGAGAAGGCACTCTAATGAGTTCACTCAAACGTATGGCTTTAGGAAGCACGTAAGTTCGTGCTGGCTTTATAACTTCTATAGTATATCAATTCATGGTAGAGATCGATCTAATTGGTTATTCTATAGGTTGGTCATCAAATACTTGATCAGAGCTTCTATCTCGATACAATTCATAAAATGAGGCTCAAGGAAGAATTCAGTAAGCATCCCTTTGATCTGTTTATTTTTCATGTAATTTGTCTAAATGCTTTTATAACATGCCGGCTTCTTGTTCCTTGCAGAAATTGAACCCTGGACTTTTGAGCAACATGTTGGAGAAGCTGTCATCATTCCTGCTGGATGCCCATACCAAATTCAAAATCTTAAGGTATTATGACATGGGGGACTTTTAGGGTGCATGCTaggaacttttttttaatttattgttccATTAACATTGATATTTGCATATTTTCAACATTAGCAATTCTAAATTCTGCTGGTTACTGGTAAGTCGCTGCTACTATTGTAGTGTGTACATGTTCTTTTCTGATTGATTGCAACTCTGTCCCTAATGATTCCTTCTGTGTTCTCGAACTTATGAACTTCTTTAGCTACCATTATTTGCatgaaattgattaatttttttattaaaaaaagaaagacaattGTCTCAAGTGCTAGCCATATGCTCGACTATTGTGTCCTGCAATCGAAATATTGTGCAAGGTTCTGTAATTCCATATATGAGGAATCTAAAAGCTCGATAAGCAATTTCATCTGTTATGTTATACATGTTGCAGTCGTGTGTTAATGTGGTCCTGGACTTCGTCTCTCCTGAAAATGTTACTGAATGTATCCAACTGGTTGACGAGCTTCGTCTGCTTCCAGAGAACCATAAAGCTAAAGCAGATAGTCTCGAGGTTTGTCACACAATCAAATAAGCATAGCATGCCTGTTCTTCATGCTCATCCATGTGAGAATTAACACTTTGTTTCTATTTCGAAAAAACAGGTGAAGAAGATGGCCCTTTACAGTATTAGCAGAGCAGTCAAAGAAATCCGTGAACTTACATGTGCGGAGTAAGCGCCATTATTAAACATGTTGTGCATGAAATCCGTGAACTTACATGTGCGGAGTAAGCGCCATTATTAAACATGTTGTGCATGATTGTATTAATATTTCGAGCCTTATTAATTGCTAATATTATTACCGAGATTTAACAGAATAACAGCTGATCTAACAGaactatttatattatatgtcGTTGCAGAACCAGTGGTGAGCCAAATGGTCAACTGTGAGAACGGGTAATGGGATGTAAAATGAGTCTACTAAATGCCATTTGAGCTATTGTACTTATTATATTTTGTGGCAGTATTGATCATTTGCTATAGCATGTATAGCAGCATGCAGAAATTTTGATATCAATAGCACTAATTTCTGCAGATGTAGATTAACATTCATTGTCGCGCTACCGCTATAGCTGGTGTatgtaattgtgattaattaattgGTTGTATATAATAGAAGATGCCAGATTATCAttgtttactttttattttaatttgacttGCAGAAAGGCTTAATTATTGTAGAAATGCAGCACTTGCAGCAACTTCACTGCCATTTCTAGAAATTCACATTTTATCAtatacaaaaagaaaataaaataaaaaaacaacaaaaaaagagTTTCACACAGTAACACAGCTAATATTTgcagattttttaatttatgggtTTACAGTATTTCCAAGTGGAGGTGAGAAAAAACAAATTGTTCATCAGAGAAAAAATTGCACAGAAAAAAACCGCTTAAAATTCCAAGAGGACAAAAACTCCCTTTGTTATTTCTGGGAACTGGTATAGTTTTAATTCTTAGCACtatcaaaattttatcaaagAACATCAAAATAAGTCATATCTCATGGTGCCATCAACCCATCTATTGTATAGGAAAGAGATTTCGCCCAGTCGGCTCGGAGTAATagagtttgtaacgtttgcattaCATTGTATCCAGGATCCAGTTTTCTCTGCCACCCCTACACAAATCATTACCAAAAGCAAACATCCTTAGTCACATTTTCTCATACGGACTAATAGCAACAGAAATTGAAATCCGGTTCACCCCATTTAAGACTGTGTCAGTGTTACGTGTAGTGGAGTGCATTCAGTTCAAATCGAATCATGCAGAGGAAATAAACATTAACTGGAAAAACAAAATTACCTCAAGAACTAAAGTTGTCACCATCACAGTGCAAACATTTCCGTCAATATTAACTTTATGGCGCCTGACTTTCTCCAGTAATTCTTGCATACACTCAGCGGGATGAACTAGATCACCCTCTGCAGTACCCCAAAAAGTGAATGCATCTTCCACTTCCTGTTATAAGAAGACTTTAGAATTGATGCTCAAATAATTCTAAATCTAATGATCATGACCTTGTTATAAGACCATGATAGATCAATTTAAGAATCAAAAGTATAAAGAATTAATTACAGCCATATCACAGCAAAAAATTCAACCATTTCATTAAACAAATGGAATTACATGTATGCAATTCAAATTACCCAACAGCAGCAATTGTTTCTCTTATCCTCATGACACTGATGACATTATAACcatttgaatattaatttatcaaGCCTTAAGACACCATTTACGCTCTTCTTACCACCTAAGAGACTAATTCATTTTCCAATTTTCTCAAACGTCGTTATCAAGTAGAAATAGCATATAGTTCTACCATCCTAATAGAGAATAACTGAGAGAAGTctataacaaaacaaataacaatataagGAAATCATGTTTCAGATAGGTAACCTCAATGTAAGCTTTAGGATTTGGGCAATTTTGCTGTTTTGATAATCTTAGCGTGCATTCTGCTGCAGTGCGGCCATCTCGGAGGGCAACCGCTTTAAagaattcaattaaatttactCGGTCACTCTTGGAAAGCTCCGCAGTCATGCCTACATCAAGAAAAATGACATGGGGCTTTGATTTAAAGAAACCTTTTCTAGAACTGTTTTGAGAAGTCCGTACGAGAATATTTCCTGGATGCATGTCAGCATGAATAAAGTTGTCCACCTGAAAAATGAAATTACCCTTTTCCATAAGCAAGACTATGAGTGAGACAATAAAATGACAGGTTCAATTTTCAACTTCCAGTATTCAACAAGTGTAAAGTATTACCAAAAGCATTTTCAAAAGTGCATGAGTGCCAATATGAGCAAGCGCACTTTTAATTCGATCATGTCCTTCAAGTTCGTCAACAAAGTGTGAGACGCTTTCCCCTTGCTCATACGTTTCTACTAAAACAGCAGGGTGCACAAGCGGGTATACAGGCTTTGGAAAAGAAACATCCTTCCATCTTCGGAAATTATAAATAAAGCGACTTAAATGAGCAGCTTCCCTAGCAAGATCAACTTGAGACATCATAAAAACCGCAAACTGCTGCACACTCTCGTCCAATCTCAACCAATTCAAAGTTGGAATAAAGTTTGAAATTTTGGCTACCAAGTTGATTATCTCAAAGTCTCTCCTAATTGATTCACCAACACCAGGATGTCTAACTTTTACAGCGACCACCATAGGATTTTTCTGTTTTTGCCCTGGATATCTAAATCTCAAAGAGGCTCGATGTACTTGAGCAATACTCCCAGATGCAACAGGCTTTTCttcaaaactctcaaaaattTCAGAAAGCTTGCGACCAAAAGCTCTTTCAATAGATTTCCTAGTGTAATTAAAACTATGTTCGGGGGCTTTACTGTGCAGTTCTGAAAGCTTCATGCATAAATCTCTGGGGAAGAGATCTGGCCGTGTAGCTGCCCACTGACCCCATTTTATGAATGCTGGACCTGCTTGTTCCAGAGTGCGGAGAACAATATGAAGCCACATTTTCCTATATTGTGGTCCACAAAAGTCCAAAAATGGTGCCATTACCAAACTAGGAGAAAACAGGACTGCCAAATACAAAGATCGTGCTAGCAAAACAAAACCTTCTACAGCACCAAGCAGTAATGCAGTAACGAAAGCATGTCCATCTTGAGCACGCATATACAAAGAATTCTGTGACGGATAAACCTCTGTTTCCGACGCCCTCTGCGCCCATGCCACCTGGCCACATGTCAATGCAAAAACACCAGGTACTAACAGGTGCGAGCGAGTCAAAGCCAAGCTAACAGCTTGAGCAATCTTACTTACACGAGGTAAAGAATGATCACTGACACTGACAGAACCTTTTCTAAGAAACCTTTTAAAAGCAAGTTGAGCTTGGTGTGTCGCCGCATTACTAGCTGATGAAACCGAATAGTTCCTAGAAGACGGAACACAGCTCTTGCGAAAATGTTCCTTAATTCCATAGCATCCATATAATGTCGAATATCTTCCTCCTCTATAAGGACACCTATATCGGGAACTATAGGATCTGACTTGATGCGAAAATAAGCCAATTGCATTATCTAACGTCGCATATTTCCTTAATTCTAATTTGCTCTGTCCGCGATTAGAGTTAATTAATCTTCCAACTTCCTTAATATTCCGAAACATCAAAAATCTGCATcgaaattttaagattttaagaCTAATATTTGAGCAACATTTCACATAAAAACAAGCTTAAATTCTtgaaattaacataaatttagATGCGGAAATTAATTACTAACAACGGAATAAGTAAAAACTAGCTCAAAATTTCCAAATTCTAAATTCAATTTCACTTCAAGTGAACATAAAATCACAGCTACAAGCAAATAAATAggcgaaaatgaaaaataaaatgaccTGGACATGGTGACGGAGAGCAGCGAGAAGCGGCGGATGCAGCTAAAATGCGCAGACGGTGAATAAATTTAACGGTAGTAAATGTGAAGCTTCTTGTTGAAGCTTCTGTAAGCATTTTCTCATCAATTCTCTAAATTTCGCTTTGTTCTACTGGCCGTCGTTTCAGGTCGCGTGGACCGTCGTTTTGAAGGGAATTGATTTGATTGTGTGATTTTTTGTTGTTTGTGTGTTAATTGGTGGCCTGAGACCTAAATATAGCGGTGGCTGGCTAACGGCGCAACGGGGGAAACGTGGAAAAAACGGAGTTTTCTTGTTGTGTGAGGAAACGGGTTGTTGGGCCTATTAATTGGTAAACCTTTCGGTTCGGTGTAGTTGCCGTGATGCTTTaagagaaaagagaaaatgacaaaactatacaaaaaaagAAAGCAAATAACAACATTACTTAATCAGCCAAATAATTACATCAGTACATACAAAATCtgaaaaattacatcaaatacaTACTCCACAAGAAGCTGACACGTTGCAAGGAGAGTAGGGtagaaaaaagtcaaaaacgcgtcagaataggtcaaaaacgcgtcagaaacgcgtctgacatgcgTCTGACACGCGCATCATAACCGTgcgtcagtcacgcgtcagttcgtcaaactattcaaacatgtatcatttatgtatctgatatgtatcaGATATGAATCAAGGACATACCTGATTattactttttcatatttctaaaacaaacataaatttataaataaataaatatattattaatatgtattatttatgtgtctctaaggtgtatttataatatattttaaattaaaatatatatgtatcacgtgctttaattaaaattcacgcatcaaataatatcaataacattCTAATATGTTACTATTCACTATAAATTAAAGCatagaaataataaattatgaggtgtatatataatatcaaaatgttattgatattatttgatattttattgtctttgaggtgtatatataatatattttaaattaaagatacaCCTATCACATACTTTAATTGAAATTCACGCATCAATAACATCTTTATATGTTACTCGATATAGATATCTTtaatatacatgatatatacacaAAAAAAGAACTCATAGCAATATTATCCACTTCATTAGCATTAAAATTAGAACATTGGTCTCGTGTAGTcctagaaaataaaaataaaaatatttttttttatttgcaacAATTTCTCATTATGCGTCTCAACTATTTCTGATATATATAAGCGATGTATTGTATATGTATAGTATTTGTATGTGAGTTGTATATATAACacattgaatatataatttacgggtagttgaaatgtatttataacatatattaaaataaaaatatgccacatgctctgtaaattgtataaaatatttatcaataatacgtattaaggatatatttatcatattttaattgtatatgaaagatgtatctaacaaatatatctaaaagaca
This region of Mercurialis annua linkage group LG1-X, ddMerAnnu1.2, whole genome shotgun sequence genomic DNA includes:
- the LOC126676995 gene encoding lysine-specific demethylase JMJ28 isoform X4, producing MEAKNEPLPEHLRCKRTDGRQWRCNRKVLEDKKLCEVHHLQGRHRQYKRKVPESLKIQRNYINSKKLKNNVDSISDENGGIRAQKLGKWRKKKKKKQLGGESRGDLQLELIRMVLNREVDKKKKNKKKNIKNNVVKEINNGNGDDDDDDDVDCSSNSEEGELMRDLPNGLMAISPAKHKFSNGGGSCSTSRCDIKIGAVAADFNALTRRCFRSKNIEPMPAGPLQVVPFKKDIVRLRKGKRKKCHWCRRIGLKSLIRCSSCRKQFFCMECIKKQYFDMQEEVKIACPVCRGTCTCKTCSAVQSRDIECKGISKDKSKVNKVLYFHYLICMLLPVLKEINQDQSVELELEAKIRGQKPSDLQVQQAEAGCSKQYACNNCKTFIVDFHRSCPSCSYYLCLNCCRDIFKGSLRGSVKGLLCKCPTRKKADMSGNQYLEMKSVCVYKQNNGRKNVECSMSCPSSKVSDGNGGIPCPPTEFGGCGNNLLELCCVFPSSWTKELEISSEEFIGCYELPETIDVFSRCSLCVDINCEVDGNMQMQEAAAREQSNDNFLYYPTVKDIHRDNLEHFQKHWGKGQPVIVRNVLQGASDLSWDPIVMFCTYLKNNAAKSETEQVADCLDWFEVEIGVKQLFMGSLKGPTHANMWHERLKLKGWLSSHLFQEHFPAHYAEILHTLPLPEYMDPVSGVLNIAAELPQEFMKPDLGPFIYISYGSGENILQADSVTKLRYDSYDVVNILTHTADIPVSTEQLNYIRKLMTKHKEQNQVNGVAPLDGQNMEEVGMHDMITEEMSLHKKVARMSWFSAASREVHTSKIKNRDLLLDGDDDSDSDTDTDTEVSKFFVGPVRNSRALENLKFQGKHRESSDQFRKQKPAESCGSRWDVFRRQDVPKLVEYLRRHSNEFTQTLVIKYLIRASISIQFIK
- the LOC126676995 gene encoding lysine-specific demethylase JMJ28 isoform X3, with product MEAKNEPLPEHLRCKRTDGRQWRCNRKVLEDKKLCEVHHLQGRHRQYKRKVPESLKIQRNYINSKKLKNNVDSISDENGGIRAQKLGKWRKKKKKKQLGGESRGDLQLELIRMVLNREVDKKKKNKKKNIKNNVVKEINNGNGDDDDDDDVDCSSNSEEGELMRDLPNGLMAISPAKHKFSNGGGSCSTSRCDIKIGAVAADFNALTRRCFRSKNIEPMPAGPLQVVPFKKDIVRLRKGKRKKCHWCRRIGLKSLIRCSSCRKQFFCMECIKKQYFDMQEEVKIACPVCRGTCTCKTCSAVQSRDIECKGISKDKSKVNKVLYFHYLICMLLPVLKEINQDQSVELELEAKIRGQKPSDLQVQQAEAGCSKQYACNNCKTFIVDFHRSCPSCSYYLCLNCCRDIFKGSLRGSVKGLLCKCPTRKKADMSGNQYLEMKSVCVYKQNNGRKNVECSMSCPSSKVSDGNGGIPCPPTEFGGCGNNLLELCCVFPSSWTKELEISSEEFIGCYELPETIDVFSRCSLCVDINCEVDGNMQMQEAAAREQSNDNFLYYPTVKDIHRDNLEHFQKHWGKGQPVIVRNVLQGASDLSWDPIVMFCTYLKNNAAKSETEQVADCLDWFEVEIGVKQLFMGSLKGPTHANMWHERLKLKGWLSSHLFQEHFPAHYAEILHTLPLPEYMDPVSGVLNIAAELPQEFMKPDLGPFIYISYGSGENILQADSVTKLRYDSYDVVNILTHTADIPVSTEQLNYIRKLMTKHKEQNQVNGVAPLDGQNMEEVGMHDMITEEMSLHKKVARMSWFSAASREVHTSKIKNRDLLLDGDDDSDSDTDTDTEVSKFFVGPVRNSRALENLKFQGKHRESSDQFRKQKPAESCGSRWDVFRRQDVPKLVEYLRRHSNEFTQTYGFRKHVGHQILDQSFYLDTIHKMRLKEEFKIEPWTFEQHVGEAVIIPAGCPYQIQNLKSCVNVVLDFVSPENVTECIQLVDELRLLPENHKAKADSLEVKKMALYSISRAVKEIRELT
- the LOC126676995 gene encoding lysine-specific demethylase JMJ28 isoform X2 gives rise to the protein MEAKNEPLPEHLRCKRTDGRQWRCNRKVLEDKKLCEVHHLQGRHRQYKRKVPESLKIQRNYINSKKLKNNVDSISDENGGIRAQKLGKWRKKKKKKQLGGESRGDLQLELIRMVLNREVDKKKKNKKKNIKNNVVKEINNGNGDDDDDDDVDCSSNSEEGELMRDLPNGLMAISPAKHKFSNGGGSCSTSRCDIKIGAVAADFNALTRRCFRSKNIEPMPAGPLQVVPFKKDIVRLRKGKRKKCHWCRRIGLKSLIRCSSCRKQFFCMECIKKQYFDMQEEVKIACPVCRGTCTCKTCSAVQSRDIECKGISKDKSKVNKVLYFHYLICMLLPVLKEINQDQSVELELEAKIRGQKPSDLQVQQAEAGCSKQYACNNCKTFIVDFHRSCPSCSYYLCLNCCRDIFKGSLRGSVKGLLCKCPTRKKADMSGNQYLEMKSVCVYKQNNGRKNVECSMSCPSSKVSDGNGGIPCPPTEFGGCGNNLLELCCVFPSSWTKELEISSEEFIGCYELPETIDVFSRCSLCVDINCEVDGNMQMQEAAAREQSNDNFLYYPTVKDIHRDNLEHFQKHWGKGQPVIVRNVLQGASDLSWDPIVMFCTYLKNNAAKSETEQVADCLDWFEVEIGVKQLFMGSLKGPTHANMWHERLKLKGWLSSHLFQEHFPAHYAEILHTLPLPEYMDPVSGVLNIAAELPQEFMKPDLGPFIYISYGSGENILQADSVTKLRYDSYDVVNILTHTADIPVSTEQLNYIRKLMTKHKEQNQVNGVAPLDGQNMEEVGMHDMITEEMSLHKKVARMSWFSAASREVHTSKIKNRDLLLDGDDDSDSDTDTDTEVSKFFVGPVRNSRALENLKFQGKHRESSDQFRKQKPAESCGSRWDVFRRQDVPKLVEYLRRHSNEFTQTYGFRKHVGHQILDQSFYLDTIHKMRLKEEFKIEPWTFEQHVGEAVIIPAGCPYQIQNLKSCVNVVLDFVSPENVTECIQLVDELRLLPENHKAKADSLEVKKMALYSISRAVKEIRELTCAE